A window of Helicobacter pylori genomic DNA:
CATGCGGGGCGCTATCAGAACCAAAAGAAATTTTAGGGTGGGCGTTTAAAGCAAGGGATAAAAGCCTTTCTTGGTCTTTTTTAGTTTTGATTAAAGGCTTGCAAAAACAATGCGGGTTCAAACTCCCCCCTAATAAATCATCTAAAGTCATGCTTATGTGGTGTAAGGTTAAAGTCGCATAGAGATTGTCATGCTTTTCAATTAAAGCGATACTGCGCCAATCGCTCAAATGCTCTATAATGATTGTGAGTTTAGGGAATGAATGGGCGAAAGTTTCTAAAACGCTGTGGCATAAAAATTCTTTATCCAAACAAAACCCAGCTTGTTCGGCGTGGATGCATAAAATAAAGCCTAATTTTTGGGCGTTTTCTAAAATTTCTAAAGTCTTTTCACCCAATAAATCCGAAGTGCCGTTTTGCGCGTTTGTGGTCATGCCTTTGGGGTAGAGCTTTAAAAACCTAATGCCCTGGTGTTTAGCGATCTGTAATTTTTCTAAAGTCAAACCATCATTAAAATACAAACTCATTAAAGGTTTGAAGTGTGAAGAATTTTTTAAAATTTCTTCTTCATATTCAAGGGTGATTGGAGCGTCAAGTAAGGGCTTGCTGAGATTGGGCATGATCACTGCAGCGCTAAAAGGCTCGCTAGAATATTTCAATACCGCTTGTAAAAGCATGCCCTCTCGCACATGCAAATGGGCGTCTATGGGGTCAAAAAGCGTGATTTCCATGCTGTCTCCTTAATTGCCCCCTAAGAAATAACGCACTCTAATGCGGATTAAAGTCTTAGTTTTAGGGCGTGGGTAATCTTTATAAGCGATTTGAATGGTCTTTAAGGTGTTGTCATCAAGCATTTTATACTCAGAGCCAACAATGATTTTAAGATCGGTAATATCGCCATTAGGATGCAAGTAAAATTCCACCGCATTCGTCCCGTCTTGCCCTAAATAAGCGGCTACTTGAGGGTATTCTAAATATTTTTGCGTGATGCGCCCAATATCCCTTAAATTATTCCTAATGAAATCTTTTTCGGCTGTGCCTAGATCCCCAAATTCTTCGCCATACAATTCATCAATATCCCTTTTAGTTTGATTGTCCAAGCCTTTATTGTTTTCTTGTCTGGGTGGTGCAACTTCTTTAGGCAAGAAAGAAAGCTGGTTAGGATCAAATTCTTTTTTAGCCGGTTTTTTCTCTTCCACTTTTTTATGCTCTACTTTTTGTTCCACCACCTTTTTCTCTTCTTTTTTCTCCTCTGCTACTTTTTTCTCTTCCACTTTTTCCACTTTTTTAAGCGCCTTGTGTTTGTGATTGGGCTTTTTGGGTTCTGGTTTGGGTTTAGGCTTTGGCTCAGGTTTGGGTTTTTCTATAGGTTTGGGCGGAGTGGGGGGCGTTGGGGGCGTTGGGGGCGTTGGCGGAGTGGGGGGCGTTGGGGGTTTTTGGGGGCCAGCTAGCGTGGGTTTAGGAGCGCCTGGATTATTTTTGTTTGGATCTTGCGAATGGCCTCTTTTTAAAACCAATAAGTTTTCAGGATTTAATTTAACGAGCTTGGGTTTTGAAGGAAAAAAATCTTCTCTGTGTTCGTATAAAAAATAAATCAACCAATGCAACAATATAGACAGAATGAGAGAAAAGAAAAAATTCCTGTTAGAATGATCCACGGGATCAAAATTTTTCCCTAACTTAACAGATTGTAATTTAGAATTTTCCGGCATATAAATTTCCTAATTTTGAATTCTTTATATTATTTTCAGTTTCTTTGATCAAATCTTCTTTAGATGTTTTGGGGCTTATTTTGTCTAAAAGCAGGCCGTATTTGTCGCTTAATAAAACCAAGTAACGCTCCTTATGAGTTTCTATGGAAACGATTTTATGGCGTGCATCCACACGACCCAAAACACTAATTTCTAACTTAAAATCTTTTGCAGAAAAAGACCCTTGTGTAGGAACAATTTTTTTTTTGATTATATACAATATTAAGAGCAAGACAGCAATAACCGCTAACGCCTTGTAAGCATGGCTTAAATCCAGTGGGGGTTTTAGCTCTAAAGCGTTTAAGGGGTTTTGGGCTTGCTCGTTGGTGTCTTTTTGTGCAAGGTTAGTTTGCTGAGAGTTTTCTTTAAGGCTAGGCGGTGGGGCCAAGTGAAAACCTTTGGGTAAAAAAAGAAAGCGGATTTGTTTTTTATCCTTGCTGCTTGAAGCTTGGACTTCTAAATCTTTGGCTTTTTTAGACAAAAGATAGATGTCATTTTGGTAGGAAAACATTTCTAAGGCGTTTAAAGAGGCTTCTTTAAAACCCATGGTTTTTTTAGAATCCAGTTTAGCATTTTTTAAAACGATCACTTTTTGGCCTTCAACTTCCATGATTTTTGGCGTTTTATTAAAGGGCGTTTCAAAAGTGAGCGTGGTTTGAACGGCTTTGATAGGGGGCGTTTTGGTATTTTCATCAGGTTGGACTTCTTTTAAAACATTTTGCCAATGCGTAAGTTTAATGGGAGCGTCATCATTTAAAGGTATTTTTTCGTCAGCCAATAACATCAAAGTAGTGCTCAGTATCAAGAATAACAATCTCATGAATTTTTAGCGAGATAATACACAATGGCGTTAGAATCAAGGATTTCATTCAAACGAATGGCTAAATTCCTTTCAAAAACCATCACCTCACCCTTACCAATAACCCGCCCGTTCACAAAAGTATCCACGCTCTCTCCGGCGGGCTTTTGCAAATCAATCACAGAGCCTTTTTCAAAACGCAAAATTTGCAATAAAGGAATTTGCGTAGAGCCAAGCTCGGCGCTAAAAACGATCTCCATATCCAAAAGGTTTTTATAATCGCAGATGAGTTCTTCTAAATAAGTGGAAAGCTCTAGTTCTCTTTCCTTACTAGCTTTTTCTTTCTCTTTTTCGGCTATTTTTAACTTATTAAGTTCTGTTTCTGGCATTAAACTCTACTCTTTCAAGAATGATTTGACTTTGATTATAAAATCTTAATTTTACTATAAATTTTATAACAAATAAAGCTATTACGCCTTAAAGCGAGCTTTAGAAATGCAAAATGCTGTTAAAAAACACGCATCGCATAAAGGGTTTTTGGCTTTACAGGTATAACGGCCAAACAAGATTAAGGCGTGGTGGAGTTGGGATAAATCGTCTTTAAAAAGCTCGCTCAATTCCTCTTCGGTTTTGATGGGCGTTTTAGCGTTGCTTAAGCCTAAGCGGTGGGTTGCGCGAAACACATGGGTATCTACGGCGAGATAATTTGCATCAAAGCACACTGAAAGCACCACATTAGCGGTTTTTTGCCCCACGCCATCTAAGCTCATCAATTCTTTTTGTGTAGAAGGGATAACGCCGTTAAAATCCCTAACCACTTTTTGCGCCATGTTGATTAAATGCTTGCTTTTGTTGTTGAAATAAGAAACGGATTTGATGATTTCTTTAACCTCTTCTAAAGAAGCGAGCGCTAAATCGTTCACGCTCGGGTATTTTTCAAATAATTTAGGCGTTACTTTATTCACTCTAGCGTCCGTGCATTGAGCGCTTAAAATGGTAGCCACTAATAATTCATAGGGGTTTTTATAGTGCAATTCGGTGGTTTGGTTGGGGTAATGTTTTAAGAGTAGTTCTTTGATTTGCTGGGCTTTTTGGCGCGTTTTAGCGCGTTTCACACTCATTTTATACGCTTTCTTTGACGATAAGGTATTGTGCTTCATGGGATCTTAAAGCCACTTGAATATGATTGATTTTAACAGAAAGCGTGGCTTTTTTCATAGAAGAATGCAAAAGCGTGCATCGCACCCCTTCATGGATACCAAAAGAGAGGAAGCGTTTTTTAAGGGCTTCATCGCAGTTGGTGATTCCTACAATTTCATAAACTTTGTCTTTAACGGCTTCATTGAGCGTCATTTTACTTCCTTTTTGAATCAATATTTTTTTTGACTTCATCCACGATAATGTCAATAGGCGTGAAAATACGGCGCAAGATTTTAAAAGGCGCTTGGATAATATCTGACGCTAAAGTTACTTGAGTTTTAGGCTTATCTAGAGTGCCTTTGACATTCACATTAGTGGTGATTTTGCCTCCTTTTCCTAAGACAAGATAGCCCACAATAGGGATTTTATTCAAGACATTACTCAAAGCTTTAATAGTGGAAACTTCTAAATTCAAATCCAATTTGTTTTTGTCTAATTCAATGATCCCATTGCCGGCAATATCAAGCGTTTTGCCAATAAGATCAATTTTTTCTAACCCTAAATATTCTTTAGTGATCCCAAAAACAACAGACCCTTTTTTGATTTGATAGCCATTAGCCCCTAAATGGGGGTTCCTAAAGACAATGAGGGAGGGAATGGTGTTGATGAGATTGATCATATTTTGCATGAGGGCGAAATTCTTTAAGCTTGTGTTTTGGAATTTCAATTCGCCATTGAAAACCTGATCTTCAAGAGCTCCAATAAGCGTGAATAAGCCCCCTTCTACGAAATCCTTTTGGAGGATGGTATTGATATAATCCCCGCTAAAATTATGGGCCTTAAGATACAAAGCCCCATGCACTAAATCCGCCATGATCATGGCGTTTTTATAATTGCCATCAATTTTCACTCTGTCATCTTGAGCGACAATGTCAAGATTTTCTAAAGGAAAAGGCATTTTTTTATAGATTAATACGACATCTTTAGCATGGATGCGTGTGGAAATAGGGATAATTTTATGGGCTTTTTCGTAGCGTTGTTTCGCGCTAATAAAAATATCTTCATCTTGGACTTCTTTAGAGCTGGGCTTTTCTTTTCGTTCTTTGGAGAATAATCCCACAATAGCTGGCATCTTACTATCTAAAAAATCATCAATACTCAAGTCAATGTTATTAAGGGTAATATCCTTTTGATCCCCTTTAACTTTTATGGATATGCTTTTACTTGGAGTATAGACAGAAATTTCATCTTTATTGATAGAGCCAAATAAAGAGAGGGAATTGAATTGCTTGCCGTTGCTGTGATAGATGGGTAAAGTGATTTTTAAATCTTTAGCGAAAAAATCAATATTAATAAAATCGCTTGTAGAAACTTCCAAAGAGCCATCTTCTAAGGCGAAATACTCCATAATAGGGGAATAGGGCTTGATTTTTTTCAAATCTTTGATCCTGAACACATAGGCACTATCTTTCAATTCGCCCTCTAATAAAAGTTGCGGCACGCTCCATTGCATGTGATTGGGGTTAGAAAAATCAAAATTCAAAGAAAGGTTTTTAAGAGTGTCTTCTGTAGCGTAAAAAACATCTTTGGTGAATTTGTCTTCGCTCTGGGCTTTAATGGTGTCTATGATTTTTCTTCTAAAAACCTCTGAGTCTTCCCCCGCTTGAATAATGGAATGCAAACTTTTTAAATCTAAAGAAAATTTAGTAGGCTGTGGGTTATCTTGGGTATTATTCAAGCCATAAGAACGCATGTTGATGTTATTGTTAGTGTTGAATCGTATTTTATGGACTAGAGAATCTAAAGAGAGGATTTTTTTATTCAAATCTAAAGCGATTTTAGCGTCTAGATCGAGCATGTTTTCATAGCGCGTGTGGGTAGTTTCTATGTAGATGTATTGGTATTCTTGGGCGATGTCTAGGTTGATTTGAGCGCTTTGCGTGTAAAGGGGGATATTATAGAGTGAAAAAGTGCCTTCTTGCAAATTGACATTGCCTTGAACGCTAAATAGTGGGGCGGTGTTTTTTAAGAATTGTAAGGTGAGTTTCAAATCCGCGCTAGATGGCGTGCTGATTTTATCCAAAGGCAAAACGACTTTATAAGCGCTCAATAAATCCTTAATGCTATCGCCATAATAATTGGGGGTCGTTTTTAAAAAAATCTCCAACTTAGGGGCTTCTAACAAATTGGAAAAAGTGGCATAAGAGCCGGTTAATTCCATGGTTTCATAAGTGATTTTTTGGGGTTGTATGAGGAGTTGTTTGTTTTTGAAAATCAATTCGGTTTTATCCATTTTAATGGGCGATAAGCCATCATTGAAAACGACTGAAGGTTTAATCAAAGTGGCTTTAGCTACAGAATTTTCTAAGAGCGATGGGAGAAACTCGCTAGGGGTGAAATTGGCTTTAATTAAAGCGTTATCAATTTTAAGGCTAGAAAATTGGATCTTATCAAAAATCCATGTTTTTAAATTTTTTTGCGACTGGCGTTGGAAAAGGGGTTTTAAAAACGCTAGGCTTTTCATTGGAGAAGTGTTGATTTTTAATTCTATGGTTTTTAAATCGGTTAGCCCTTTTAAATAAATCGTAGCGCTGGGTTCAATTAAAGGCTTGACAATGAGATCAAACGCCATTTTCCTAGCTTTGGGTGAATAGTGGGCGTTGCCATCCACTTGGACTTTAATGTCTTTAAAAAGCAAATTGATGATTTTAAGCTTGATATTTTTATTGTCTTCTAGAGAAAATTCCCCCTTGATTCCTGGAAATTCTAACTCGTATTTATTCCCATCAAAAAAGATATTGGCTTTATTTTTATCATCTAAAACAATTTCTTTAACCTTAAGTTTTTCAAAATAAGACACCGCCCAAATGCCATAACGGATATTTTTAATCAAATCAGAAACTTCTAAATGCTTTTTAGTGGGTTTTTGATGGAAGAAAGAAGAGAGATCAACCCGTTCAACTTCTAAAGAAAGCTTGTTGTTAAGTTTTAAGTATAATTGAGAAATGCCAAGCTTTCCAATTTTTAAATTTTGTATATGAATGCCGTTTGAAAGGGTTTTGTGAATGACGACTAAAATAGCGAATACTACCACAAACAAGATAATGACATTAAATACTTTCTTAGATACATGCTTTCTTTTATTCATTAGTATTCTTTTTTATTTAAGTATACCAATTTATCCTAACAAAGTGGTGGTTGTCCCACAAGGTTCGCTCAAAAAAGTGTTTTTTTCTTTAAAAGAGCAGGGCGTGGATATTAACGCTTTGGATTTGCTTTTTTTACGCCTAATGGGCATGCCTAAAAAAGGCTATATTGACATGGGCGATGGGGCTTTAAGGAAAGGGGATTTTTTAATCCGTTTGATTAAGGGGAAGGTGGCTCTTAGAAGCGTTACTTTAATCCCTGGAGAAACCCGCTATTTTTTCACGCAAATTTTGAGCGAGACTTACCAACTAGAAATAAGCGAACTTAATGGTGCTTATGAAAGCATCGCGCCAAGATTAAACGGCTCTGTGATAGAAGATGGGGTGATACTACCGGACACTTACCATTTGCCTTTAGGAGAGAATGCGTTTAAAATCATGCAAGCTTTGATCGGTCAATCTCTAAAAAAACACGAAGCTTTAAGCAAACAATGGCTTGGGTATTACCACAAAGAAGAGTGGTTTGAAAAAATCATTCTCGCTTCTATTGTGCAAAAAGAAGCCGCCAATGTTGAAGAAATGCCCCTGATTGCGAGCGTGATTTTTAACCGCCTAAAAAAAGGCATGCCTTTGCAAATGGATGGGGCTTTGAATTACCAAGAGTTTTCGCATATTAAAGTAACTAAAGATCGCATTAAAAACGATAGCACCCCCTACAATACTTATAGGTTTAAAGGCTTGCCTAAAAACCCCGTAGGGAGCGTGAGTATAGAAGCGATTAGGGCTGTGATTTTCCCTAAAGAAACCAACTTTTTGTATTTTGTGAAAATGCCCAACAAAAAACATGCTTTCAGCGCGACTTATAAGGAGCATTTACAAAACATTAATCTTTCTAATAATCATTTTTATGATTAGGGTTAATGGGGCGTTTTTTCTCCTAAATCCACTAAAAAGTGTTAAGTATTTTCTCATTTTAATTTTATATTCTTACTATTAAAACATTTTAGATTTTATTAAAAAAGGCTTGCTACAATTTTAGGCAAATTTTGGTTGCTAGGGCTTAAAATACAGCTTTTAGCACAAAGGAGAATGAATGGCTAAAATGAACGCTCCAGATGGGATCGCCGTTTGGGTGAACGAAGACAGGTGCAAGGGTTGTGATATTTGCGTATCGGTATGCCCAGCTGGAGTTCTTGGCATGGGGGTTGAAAAAGAAAGGGTGCTTGGAAAAGTCGCCAAAGTGGCTTACCCAGAGAGTTGTATCGGTTGCATGCAATGCGAATTACACTGCCCGGATTTTGCAATTTATGTGGCTGACAGGAAGGATTTTAAATTCGCTAAAGTTTCTAAAGACGCTCAAGAAAGAAGCGAAAAAGTTAAAGCCAACAAATACATGCTCTTAGAGGAAACTATTTTAGAAGGGAGAGGCAAGTGATGCGTGAGATTATTTCTGATGGGAATGAATTGGTCGCTAAAGCGGCGATTGAAGTGGGGTGTCGGTTTTTTGGAGGCTATCCTATCACGCCAAGTTCGGATATTATGCATGCAATGAGCGTGGCTCTGCCCAAATGCGGCGGTCATTTTATCCAAATGGAAGATGAAATCAGCGGGATTAGCGTGTCTTTAGGAGCGAGCATGAGCGGGACGAAGTCTATGACAGCGAGCTCTGGACCTGGTATTTCTTTAAAAGTGGAGCAAATCGGCTATTCTTTCATGGCAGAAATCCCTTTAGTGATCGCTGATGTGATGCGTTCAGGCCCATCAACCGGAATGCCCACTCGTGTGGCTCAAGGCGATGTGAATTTCTTAAAACACCCCATACATGGGGATTTTAAAGCCGTCGCACTCGCTCCTGCAAGTTTGGAAGAAGCTTACACCGAAACCGTTCGCGCGTTCAATCTGGCTGAAATGCTCATGACTCCTGTGTTTTTGCTCATGGATGAAACCGTGGGGCATATGTATGGCAAGGTGCAAATTCCGGATTTAGAAGAAGTGCAAAAAATGACGATCAATCGCAAGGAATTTGTGGGCGATAAAAAAGACTATAAGCCTTATGGGGTCGCGCAAGATGAACCGGCTGTTTTAAACCCGTTCTTTAAAGGGTATCGCTACCATGTTTCAGGCTTGCACCATGGGCCTATCGGCTTTCCTACTGAAGACGCTAAAATTGGTGGGGATTTAATGGATAGATTGTTCAATAAGATTGAATCCAAGCAAGACATTATCAATGAAAATGAAGAAATGGATTTAGAAGGCGCTGAAATTGTCATCATCGCTTATGGTTCGGTTTCTCTAGCGGTTAAAGAAGCTTTGAAAGATTACAACAAAGAAAGCAAGCAAAAAATCGGTTTTTTCAGACCCAAAACTTTATGGCCAAGCCCGGCTAAACGCTTGAAAGAAATAGGGGAAAAATACGAAAAAATCCTTGTGATTGAATTGAATAAAGGGCAGTATTTAGAAGAAATTGAAAGGGCTATGCAAAGGAAAGTGCATTTCTTTGGGCAAGCTAATGGGCGCACGATTTCGCCCAAACAAATCATCGCAAAGTTGAAGGAGCTTTAAAATGGCGTTTAATTATGATGAATATTTGCGTGTGGATAAAATACCCACTTTGTGGTGCTGGGGCTGTGGCGATGGCGTGATTTTGAAATCCATCATCCGCACGATTGATGCGTTAGGCTGGAAAATGGATGATGTGTGCTTGGTGAGTGG
This region includes:
- the pyrC gene encoding dihydroorotase; the encoded protein is MEITLFDPIDAHLHVREGMLLQAVLKYSSEPFSAAVIMPNLSKPLLDAPITLEYEEEILKNSSHFKPLMSLYFNDGLTLEKLQIAKHQGIRFLKLYPKGMTTNAQNGTSDLLGEKTLEILENAQKLGFILCIHAEQAGFCLDKEFLCHSVLETFAHSFPKLTIIIEHLSDWRSIALIEKHDNLYATLTLHHISMTLDDLLGGSLNPHCFCKPLIKTKKDQERLLSLALNAHPKISFGSDSAPHVISKKHSANIPAGIFSAPILLPALCELFEKHNALENLQAFISDNAKKIYALDNLPSKKVHLSKKPFIVPTHTLCLNEKIAILRGGETLSWNLQEIA
- a CDS encoding energy transducer TonB; protein product: MPENSKLQSVKLGKNFDPVDHSNRNFFFSLILSILLHWLIYFLYEHREDFFPSKPKLVKLNPENLLVLKRGHSQDPNKNNPGAPKPTLAGPQKPPTPPTPPTPPTPPTPPTPPKPIEKPKPEPKPKPKPEPKKPNHKHKALKKVEKVEEKKVAEEKKEEKKVVEQKVEHKKVEEKKPAKKEFDPNQLSFLPKEVAPPRQENNKGLDNQTKRDIDELYGEEFGDLGTAEKDFIRNNLRDIGRITQKYLEYPQVAAYLGQDGTNAVEFYLHPNGDITDLKIIVGSEYKMLDDNTLKTIQIAYKDYPRPKTKTLIRIRVRYFLGGN
- the fliN gene encoding flagellar motor switch protein FliN, producing MPETELNKLKIAEKEKEKASKERELELSTYLEELICDYKNLLDMEIVFSAELGSTQIPLLQILRFEKGSVIDLQKPAGESVDTFVNGRVIGKGEVMVFERNLAIRLNEILDSNAIVYYLAKNS
- the nth gene encoding endonuclease III; this translates as MSVKRAKTRQKAQQIKELLLKHYPNQTTELHYKNPYELLVATILSAQCTDARVNKVTPKLFEKYPSVNDLALASLEEVKEIIKSVSYFNNKSKHLINMAQKVVRDFNGVIPSTQKELMSLDGVGQKTANVVLSVCFDANYLAVDTHVFRATHRLGLSNAKTPIKTEEELSELFKDDLSQLHHALILFGRYTCKAKNPLCDACFLTAFCISKARFKA
- a CDS encoding FeoA family protein — protein: MTLNEAVKDKVYEIVGITNCDEALKKRFLSFGIHEGVRCTLLHSSMKKATLSVKINHIQVALRSHEAQYLIVKESV
- a CDS encoding DUF3971 domain-containing protein, encoding MNKRKHVSKKVFNVIILFVVVFAILVVIHKTLSNGIHIQNLKIGKLGISQLYLKLNNKLSLEVERVDLSSFFHQKPTKKHLEVSDLIKNIRYGIWAVSYFEKLKVKEIVLDDKNKANIFFDGNKYELEFPGIKGEFSLEDNKNIKLKIINLLFKDIKVQVDGNAHYSPKARKMAFDLIVKPLIEPSATIYLKGLTDLKTIELKINTSPMKSLAFLKPLFQRQSQKNLKTWIFDKIQFSSLKIDNALIKANFTPSEFLPSLLENSVAKATLIKPSVVFNDGLSPIKMDKTELIFKNKQLLIQPQKITYETMELTGSYATFSNLLEAPKLEIFLKTTPNYYGDSIKDLLSAYKVVLPLDKISTPSSADLKLTLQFLKNTAPLFSVQGNVNLQEGTFSLYNIPLYTQSAQINLDIAQEYQYIYIETTHTRYENMLDLDAKIALDLNKKILSLDSLVHKIRFNTNNNINMRSYGLNNTQDNPQPTKFSLDLKSLHSIIQAGEDSEVFRRKIIDTIKAQSEDKFTKDVFYATEDTLKNLSLNFDFSNPNHMQWSVPQLLLEGELKDSAYVFRIKDLKKIKPYSPIMEYFALEDGSLEVSTSDFINIDFFAKDLKITLPIYHSNGKQFNSLSLFGSINKDEISVYTPSKSISIKVKGDQKDITLNNIDLSIDDFLDSKMPAIVGLFSKERKEKPSSKEVQDEDIFISAKQRYEKAHKIIPISTRIHAKDVVLIYKKMPFPLENLDIVAQDDRVKIDGNYKNAMIMADLVHGALYLKAHNFSGDYINTILQKDFVEGGLFTLIGALEDQVFNGELKFQNTSLKNFALMQNMINLINTIPSLIVFRNPHLGANGYQIKKGSVVFGITKEYLGLEKIDLIGKTLDIAGNGIIELDKNKLDLNLEVSTIKALSNVLNKIPIVGYLVLGKGGKITTNVNVKGTLDKPKTQVTLASDIIQAPFKILRRIFTPIDIIVDEVKKNIDSKRK
- the mltG gene encoding endolytic transglycosylase MltG, with translation MTTKIANTTTNKIMTLNTFLDTCFLLFISILFYLSIPIYPNKVVVVPQGSLKKVFFSLKEQGVDINALDLLFLRLMGMPKKGYIDMGDGALRKGDFLIRLIKGKVALRSVTLIPGETRYFFTQILSETYQLEISELNGAYESIAPRLNGSVIEDGVILPDTYHLPLGENAFKIMQALIGQSLKKHEALSKQWLGYYHKEEWFEKIILASIVQKEAANVEEMPLIASVIFNRLKKGMPLQMDGALNYQEFSHIKVTKDRIKNDSTPYNTYRFKGLPKNPVGSVSIEAIRAVIFPKETNFLYFVKMPNKKHAFSATYKEHLQNINLSNNHFYD
- a CDS encoding 4Fe-4S dicluster domain-containing protein; translation: MAKMNAPDGIAVWVNEDRCKGCDICVSVCPAGVLGMGVEKERVLGKVAKVAYPESCIGCMQCELHCPDFAIYVADRKDFKFAKVSKDAQERSEKVKANKYMLLEETILEGRGK
- a CDS encoding 2-oxoglutarate synthase subunit alpha; the protein is MREIISDGNELVAKAAIEVGCRFFGGYPITPSSDIMHAMSVALPKCGGHFIQMEDEISGISVSLGASMSGTKSMTASSGPGISLKVEQIGYSFMAEIPLVIADVMRSGPSTGMPTRVAQGDVNFLKHPIHGDFKAVALAPASLEEAYTETVRAFNLAEMLMTPVFLLMDETVGHMYGKVQIPDLEEVQKMTINRKEFVGDKKDYKPYGVAQDEPAVLNPFFKGYRYHVSGLHHGPIGFPTEDAKIGGDLMDRLFNKIESKQDIINENEEMDLEGAEIVIIAYGSVSLAVKEALKDYNKESKQKIGFFRPKTLWPSPAKRLKEIGEKYEKILVIELNKGQYLEEIERAMQRKVHFFGQANGRTISPKQIIAKLKEL